A stretch of Ammospiza caudacuta isolate bAmmCau1 chromosome 18, bAmmCau1.pri, whole genome shotgun sequence DNA encodes these proteins:
- the KLHL22 gene encoding kelch-like protein 22 codes for MAEEQELTQAHRGALEAPVQQQQRSSSTYRSAEHSQALLSGLVSLRDSSILFDVVLVVEDKPIEAHRILLAASCDYFRGMFAGGLKEMEQEEVHIHGITYNAMCKILNFIYTSELELSVNSVQETLAAACQLQIPEVIKFCCDFLMSWVDEENILDVYRLADHYDLKHLSEQLDSYILKNFTAFSRTQVYRQLPLQKVYSLLSSNRLEVNYEFEVYDGALFYHYSPEELETDQVSLMEPLKLLETVRFPLMEPQILQRLHDKLSPCPLKDTVADALMYHKNECLQPMLQSSQTQLRSEFQCVVGFGGMHSTPSIVLSDQAKYLNPLLGEWRHFTAALAPRMSNQGIAVLNNFVYLIGGDNNVSGFRAESRCWRYDPRHNRWFQIQSLQQEHADLSVCVVDNYIYAVAGRDYHEDLREVERYDPKTNTWEYVTPLKKEVYAHAGAALDGKMYISCGRRGEDYLKELQCYDPRTDRWDALADGPVRRAWHGMAALLGKLYVIGGSNNDSGYRRDVHQVACYKPSTDQWTNVCPLPAGHGEPGIAVLDNRIYVLGGRSHNRGIRMDYVHIYDAERDCWEEGPQLEDDISGMAACVLTLPRAILMETEKWLSEWHADRMKHHLDFPPEVMSVSDWEEFDNSSED; via the exons AtggctgaggagcaggagctgactCAGGCCCACAGAGGAGCCCTGGAGGCGccggtgcagcagcagcagcgcagcAGCAGCACGTACCGCAGCGCGGAGCACTCGCAGGCGCTGCTCAGCGGGCTGGTGTCGCTCCGGGACAGCAGCATCCTCTTCGatgtggtgctggtggtggaGGACAAACCCATCGAGGCTCATCGCATCCTCCTGGCTGCCTCCTGTGACTACTTCAG AGGAATGTTTGCAGGAGGATTGAAAGAGATGGAACAAGAAGAAGTTCATATTCATGGCATCACCTACAATGCAATGTGTAAAATCTTGAACTTCATTTACACTTCTGAGCTGGAACTCAGTGTGAACAGTGTACAGGAAACCTTAGCTGCAGCCTGTCAGCTCCAG ATTCCAGAAGTCATTAAGTTCTGTTGTGATTTCCTCATGTCCTGGGTCGATGAAGAGAACATCCTTGATGTGTACAGACTAGCTGACCACTATGACTTGAAGCATTTGAGTGAGCAGCTGGACTCCTACATTCTGAAGAACTTCACAGCTTTCTCAAGGACACAGGTGTACCgacagctgcccctgcagaagGTCTACTCCCTTCTCAGCAGCAACCGCTTGGAGGTTAACTATGAGTTTGAAGTTTATGATGGAGCACTTTTTTATCATTATTCTCCAGAGGAACTGGAGACAGATCAGGTCTCCCTGATGGAGCCCCTTAAGCTACTTGAGACAGTTCGTTTTCCTCTGATGGAACCCCAGATCCTGCAAAGACTCCATGACAAATTAAGTCCATGTCCTTTAAAAGATACAGTTGCAGATGCATTAATGTACCACAAGAATGAATGTCTTCAGCCAATGCTTCAGAGCTCCCAGACACAGCTGAGATCAGAGTTCCAGTGTGTAGTGGGATTTGGAGGGATGCATTCGACTCCCTCCATTGTCCTCAGTGATCAAGCCAAGTATCTGAACCCTTTGTTGGGGGAGTGGAGGCACTTTACAGCTGCACTAGCCCCCAGAATGTCCAACCAAGGGATTGCTGTTCTCAATAATTTTGTATATTTAATTGGTGGAGACAACAATGTAAGTGGTTTTCGAGCAGAGTCAAGGTGTTGGAG GTATGACCCACGACACAACAGATGGTTCCAGATccagtccctgcagcaggagcacgCTGACCTCAGTGTTTGTGTCGTGGACAACTATATTTATGCCGTCGCAGGCCGAGATTACCATGAGGACCTGAGGGAAGTGGAGAGGTATGACCCTAAAACCAACACTTGGGAATATGTGACACCTCTGAAGAAGGAG GTGTACGCGCACGCGGGAGCGGCGCTGGATGGGAAGATGTACATCTCGTgtggcaggagaggagaggattacctgaaggagctgcagtgctACGACCCCAGGACCGACCGCTGGGACGCGCTGGCCGACGGCCCCGTGCGGCGCGCGTGGCACGGCATGGCCGCGCTGCTGGGCAAGCTCTACGTCATCGGGGGCAGCAACAACGACTCCGGCTACAGGAGGGACGTGCACCAG gtTGCCTGCTATAAGCCAAGCACTGATCAGTGGACAAATGTGTGCCCACTTCCTGCAGGACATGGAGAGCCAGGCATTGCAGTCTTAGACAACAGGATTTATGTGCTGGGAGGCAGATCCCACAACAGGGGAATCCGCATGGACTATGTGCACATTTATGATGCAGAGAGAGACTGCTGGGAGGAAGGGCCCCAGCTGGAGGATGACATTTCTGGCATGGCTGCCTGTGTCCTCACATTGCCCAGGGCTATTTTAATGGAAACAGAGAAGTGGCTCTCAGAATGGCATGCAGACAGAATGAAGCATCATCTTGACTTTCCACCAGAAGTTATGAGTGTATCAGACTGGGAGGAATTTGACAACTCAAGTGAAGattag